In Campylobacter sp. VBCF_01 NA2, one DNA window encodes the following:
- a CDS encoding class II 3-deoxy-7-phosphoheptulonate synthase: MSWDRSSWKNFNILQQPTYPDMGAVEAVKERLYNFPPLVFAGEVRSLKSDLARATRGEAFLLQGGDCAESFANFSANNIRDMFKVMLQMAIVMTFAAGKPIVKVGRLAGQFAKPRSSDYEEVGGVKLPSYRGDIINGFEFNEAARVPNPERMIEAYHQSAATMNLLRAFSRGGLANLHEVHKWNLGFLKRAELQAKFNALSDSISNALKFMDACGINTQSAPTLNETKFYTSHEALLLNYEECLTRIDSTSGDWYDCSAHMVWIGERTRGVGDAHVHFMSGIKNPIGVKIGPNASAQDILRLADALNPENEAGRLNIIIRMGADKIGDRLPKILRELKSEGREILYSIDPMHGNTVKAGNYKTREFDMILKEVQSFFEIHKAEGTKAGGIHLEMTGQDVTECTGGAFNVTEETLKERYETQCDPRLNADQALELAFVIADNLKAVE, encoded by the coding sequence ATGAGTTGGGATAGATCGTCTTGGAAAAATTTCAATATCTTACAGCAGCCCACATACCCTGATATGGGCGCAGTCGAGGCCGTCAAAGAAAGGCTCTATAACTTCCCGCCACTAGTTTTTGCTGGCGAGGTCAGATCTTTAAAAAGCGATCTTGCCAGAGCCACAAGGGGCGAGGCGTTTTTGCTTCAAGGTGGGGATTGTGCTGAGAGTTTTGCAAATTTTAGCGCAAATAATATCCGCGATATGTTTAAGGTAATGCTTCAAATGGCGATTGTAATGACCTTCGCCGCTGGCAAGCCTATCGTAAAGGTCGGACGCCTAGCAGGTCAGTTTGCCAAACCTCGCAGTAGCGATTACGAAGAGGTCGGCGGTGTGAAGCTTCCTAGCTATCGTGGCGATATCATAAATGGCTTTGAGTTTAATGAAGCTGCGCGTGTGCCAAATCCAGAGCGTATGATCGAGGCATATCACCAAAGTGCGGCTACGATGAACCTTTTGCGTGCGTTTTCACGCGGTGGTCTAGCCAATCTGCACGAGGTGCATAAGTGGAATTTGGGCTTTTTGAAAAGGGCTGAGTTGCAGGCGAAATTCAACGCCCTAAGCGATTCTATCTCAAATGCGCTGAAATTTATGGACGCATGCGGTATAAATACGCAAAGTGCGCCAACGCTAAATGAGACGAAATTTTACACTTCACACGAGGCGCTTTTGCTAAATTACGAAGAGTGTTTGACGCGTATAGACAGCACGAGCGGGGATTGGTATGACTGCTCGGCGCACATGGTTTGGATAGGCGAGCGCACTAGGGGAGTTGGTGATGCGCATGTGCATTTTATGAGCGGTATCAAAAACCCTATCGGCGTAAAAATCGGACCAAACGCCAGTGCGCAGGATATTTTGCGCTTAGCTGATGCACTAAATCCAGAAAACGAGGCTGGCAGGCTAAATATCATCATCCGCATGGGCGCGGATAAAATCGGCGATAGGCTGCCAAAAATACTGCGCGAGCTAAAAAGCGAGGGCAGGGAAATTTTATACAGTATCGATCCTATGCACGGAAACACCGTCAAAGCGGGCAATTACAAAACGCGCGAGTTCGATATGATTTTAAAAGAGGTTCAAAGCTTCTTTGAAATCCACAAGGCCGAGGGCACGAAAGCTGGCGGAATCCACCTAGAAATGACAGGCCAAGATGTCACAGAATGCACAGGCGGGGCATTTAACGTAACCGAAGAGACGCTAAAAGAGCGCTACGAAACCCAGTGCGATCCGCGCCTAAACGCTGATCAAGCGCTCGAACTTGCCTTTGTAATCGCTGATAATTTAAAGGCAGTGGAGTAA
- a CDS encoding DUF2442 domain-containing protein: MNTLIKGKKVRFADDLLIVELQDGRIIGTPLSWYKPLQEASINDINDYKFICDNTGIEWEKLDYHLSIISMLESQATKAS, from the coding sequence ATGAATACTTTAATTAAAGGCAAAAAAGTCAGATTTGCAGATGATTTGCTTATCGTAGAGCTTCAAGATGGCAGAATTATAGGCACTCCCTTATCTTGGTATAAACCACTGCAAGAAGCTTCCATAAACGACATTAATGATTATAAATTTATCTGCGACAACACGGGCATAGAGTGGGAAAAGCTAGATTATCATTTAAGCATAATTTCAATGCTTGAAAGCCAAGCGACTAAGGCTTCGTAA
- a CDS encoding dynamin family protein, translating into MNNFMSKIWGSKRLFIDESLTRTMPSDIAALMLCTNSQNFEKFKSLQSFREILKELGEEIGIYAIQSLQIGAINAICKLKISKLSVLMMVENLSKEGIISKSEYDEISKFLLQLQSDLSENEAPNSPANFAFYGKLESLDIISDELKALLSAKSEDELANLVSGTDTGAGANLGANLGARSNTSASENTSENSDTNPGAGFLVCASEFENSLFERTNAAKLNAKDANFTLSVTGVINAGKSSMLNRLLGFDILGTSNIPETANLTLLKGSDKPYAKVKFYDDEELEILGFAQEFRSKFQNQSEAIIEPEKLQEFTSAKYEISKFIKFIELGIKSDFLSDKITVVDTPGLDDSVVLREELTKNFMFSSDAIIHLMNASQSSTKKDMSFIASTLKSSKNNSLIVVLTHADLLSQTELIDALRYARASICEELGAFGFDEGLIENVSYFCIDSHSGRGIGELKSHLFERFFGENSAKADEILSSYKKELSLICEAYLADLQEQNADFSANKSELAQKCENINAEISALNANLAKLKNDLTGAISKLSYDDSTLFAPLKSAILTIKDRVLTDINYSKKNKKQIDFSRLEVIANSGVKDVITDIFRSFSQKISRDISDIKELLGSDFSEVNSLKFDTKKYMDENFAQPNFAKFNESLREIVRKNSDFGALSASFDALFSEFFAKLNLKSSFENIAKTCTAEFKENVLALFASKKSSLDLRQSELESALKAGDENAEQIAKNARLVREKINLVNGLIKRIEQC; encoded by the coding sequence ATGAATAATTTTATGAGTAAAATTTGGGGTTCAAAGAGGCTTTTTATCGATGAGAGTCTAACTCGCACTATGCCTAGCGATATCGCTGCGCTTATGTTATGCACAAATTCGCAAAATTTCGAAAAATTTAAATCGTTGCAAAGTTTTAGAGAAATTTTAAAAGAGCTTGGCGAAGAGATTGGAATCTATGCGATTCAGTCGCTACAAATCGGCGCAATCAATGCGATTTGCAAGCTTAAAATTTCCAAATTAAGCGTTTTGATGATGGTTGAAAATTTAAGCAAAGAGGGAATTATTAGCAAAAGCGAGTATGATGAAATTTCAAAATTTTTGCTTCAACTTCAAAGCGATTTGAGCGAAAACGAAGCCCCAAATTCGCCCGCAAATTTCGCATTTTACGGCAAATTGGAGAGTTTGGATATTATTAGCGATGAGCTAAAAGCACTTTTGAGCGCCAAAAGCGAAGATGAACTTGCAAATTTGGTTTCAGGCACAGACACTGGCGCGGGTGCAAATTTAGGCGCAAATTTAGGTGCTCGTTCGAATACTAGCGCGAGCGAAAATACGAGCGAAAATTCAGATACAAATCCAGGCGCAGGTTTTCTCGTTTGCGCGAGCGAATTTGAAAATTCACTCTTTGAGCGCACAAACGCCGCCAAATTAAACGCCAAAGATGCAAATTTTACACTCTCGGTTACTGGCGTAATCAACGCTGGGAAATCCAGCATGCTAAATCGTCTTTTGGGATTTGATATTTTAGGGACTTCAAATATCCCTGAAACGGCGAATTTAACGCTTCTTAAAGGTAGCGATAAGCCTTATGCTAAGGTCAAATTCTACGATGATGAGGAGCTTGAAATTTTGGGTTTTGCGCAGGAATTTCGCTCGAAATTTCAAAACCAAAGCGAAGCCATAATCGAGCCAGAAAAACTGCAAGAATTTACCTCCGCCAAGTATGAAATTTCAAAATTTATCAAATTTATCGAACTTGGCATAAAAAGCGATTTTCTAAGCGATAAAATCACCGTCGTCGATACCCCAGGGCTAGACGATAGCGTGGTTTTGCGCGAGGAGCTGACGAAAAACTTTATGTTTTCAAGCGACGCGATAATCCACCTAATGAACGCCTCTCAAAGCTCGACCAAAAAGGATATGAGCTTTATCGCAAGCACCCTAAAAAGCTCGAAAAACAACTCGCTCATTGTGGTTTTAACCCACGCTGATTTGCTTAGCCAGACCGAGCTAATCGACGCGCTAAGATACGCTAGGGCTAGCATTTGCGAGGAGCTTGGGGCGTTTGGGTTCGATGAGGGGCTGATAGAAAATGTGAGCTATTTTTGCATAGACAGCCACAGCGGACGGGGTATTGGCGAGCTGAAATCTCATCTTTTCGAGCGATTTTTCGGCGAAAATTCAGCCAAAGCAGATGAAATTTTATCCTCATACAAAAAAGAGTTATCGCTGATTTGCGAGGCGTATTTGGCTGATTTGCAGGAGCAAAACGCCGATTTTAGCGCGAATAAAAGCGAGCTAGCCCAAAAATGCGAGAATATAAACGCCGAAATTAGCGCGCTAAATGCAAATTTAGCTAAGTTAAAAAACGATTTAACCGGCGCGATTAGCAAGCTTAGCTACGATGATAGCACGCTTTTTGCGCCGCTAAAATCAGCGATTTTGACGATTAAAGACAGGGTTTTAACCGACATAAATTACTCGAAAAAAAATAAAAAACAGATTGATTTTTCTAGGCTAGAAGTCATCGCAAATTCTGGCGTCAAAGATGTCATCACGGACATTTTCCGCTCGTTTTCGCAAAAGATTTCGCGCGATATTTCTGATATCAAAGAGCTTTTAGGAAGCGATTTTAGCGAGGTAAATTCGCTTAAATTTGATACGAAAAAATACATGGACGAAAATTTCGCCCAGCCAAATTTCGCTAAATTTAACGAAAGCCTGCGTGAAATCGTGCGCAAAAACAGCGATTTTGGCGCATTATCGGCGAGTTTTGACGCGCTATTTAGCGAGTTTTTCGCTAAGCTAAATTTAAAATCTAGTTTCGAAAACATCGCCAAAACCTGCACCGCGGAGTTTAAAGAAAATGTCCTAGCTCTTTTTGCTAGCAAAAAATCTAGCCTAGATTTGCGCCAAAGCGAGCTTGAAAGCGCGCTTAAAGCAGGCGATGAAAACGCCGAGCAAATCGCCAAAAACGCGCGATTGGTGCGAGAAAAAATAAATTTGGTAAATGGATTAATTAAAAGGATCGAGCAATGCTAA
- a CDS encoding fumarate reductase iron-sulfur subunit, whose product MSRKITIKAFKFNPLSKVSKPHFATYELEETDGMTLFIALNVIREKFDPELSFDFVCRAGICGSCGMLVNGKPALACRTLTKDYPEGVIELMPLPVFKLLKDLSVDTGNWMNAMSKRVESWIHTDHVTDISKLEEKVEPEVAQEVFELDRCIECGICVAACGTAIMREDFIGAVGINRVARFKIDALDNRTDDDFYELIGDDDGVFGCMSLLGCEDNCPKHLPLQSRIAYMRRKLAAKGK is encoded by the coding sequence ATGAGTAGAAAAATCACAATTAAAGCGTTTAAATTTAATCCGCTAAGCAAGGTTTCTAAACCTCACTTTGCGACTTATGAGCTTGAAGAAACAGATGGTATGACACTATTTATCGCACTTAATGTCATCCGCGAAAAATTTGACCCAGAGCTAAGCTTCGACTTCGTATGTCGTGCTGGTATCTGTGGTAGCTGCGGTATGTTAGTCAATGGTAAGCCAGCACTTGCTTGCCGCACACTAACAAAAGACTATCCAGAGGGCGTTATCGAGCTTATGCCACTTCCTGTATTCAAACTACTAAAAGATTTGAGCGTAGATACAGGTAACTGGATGAACGCGATGAGTAAGAGAGTCGAGAGCTGGATTCACACTGACCATGTAACTGACATCTCTAAATTAGAGGAAAAAGTCGAACCAGAAGTAGCACAAGAGGTTTTCGAGCTAGATCGTTGTATCGAGTGCGGTATCTGCGTGGCAGCATGCGGAACTGCGATTATGAGAGAGGATTTTATCGGTGCTGTTGGTATCAACCGCGTAGCTAGATTTAAAATCGATGCTCTTGATAACAGAACAGACGATGATTTCTACGAGTTAATCGGCGATGATGACGGTGTGTTTGGTTGTATGAGTTTGCTAGGTTGCGAAGACAACTGCCCTAAACACCTTCCATTACAATCTCGCATTGCTTATATGCGTAGAAAACTTGCTGCAAAAGGCAAATAA
- a CDS encoding fumarate reductase flavoprotein subunit, with protein sequence MNVKYYDALVIGGGLAGLRAAVAAGEKGLSTVVLSLIPVKRSHSAAAQGGMQASLGNSKMSEGDNEDVHFADTVKGSDWGCDQDVARMFAQTAPKAIRELAAWGVPWTRITKGKRSAIINAQKTTIEEKEEVHGLIHSRDFGGTKKWRTCYTADATGHTMLFAVANEALKHNVDIHDRKEAIALIHENNRCYGAIVRDLVTGELTAYVAKGTLIATGGYGRVYRHTTNAVVCEGTGAAIALETGVAQLGNMEAVQFHPTPIVPSGILLTEGCRGDGGILRDVDGYRFMPDYEPEKKELASRDVVSRRIMEHIRNGKGVPSPYGYHVWLDISILGREHIEKNLRDVQEICQIFNGIDPADTETYTDENGRKRGKGWAPILPMQHYSMGGIKTKATGESPTLAGLFSAGEAACWDMHGFNRLGGNSVSETVVAGMIVGDYFADFCASHEIDIKTTSIEKFVNKSQAYLQSLLDKDGKYNVFEIKNKMKDIMWEHVAIFRTGEGLAKAVKELEELYKESTNVKISNKELFGNPELEEAYRVPMMLKLALCVAKGALDRTESRGAHYREDFTKRDDANWLKRTLATWKDGDTLPTLTYEPLDIMKMEIPPAFRGYGAKGNIIEHPDSAKRQKEVDDIRAKMESEGRGRYEIQEALMHYELQPKYKAPNERAGIGYE encoded by the coding sequence ATGAATGTTAAATATTATGATGCATTAGTTATCGGTGGTGGGCTTGCAGGCCTACGCGCTGCGGTAGCTGCTGGCGAAAAAGGGCTTAGCACAGTAGTTTTAAGCCTTATTCCTGTTAAACGCTCGCACTCAGCAGCAGCACAAGGTGGTATGCAAGCAAGTCTTGGTAATTCTAAAATGAGTGAAGGCGATAATGAAGATGTGCATTTCGCTGATACCGTAAAAGGTAGCGACTGGGGTTGCGATCAAGATGTAGCTAGAATGTTTGCTCAAACAGCTCCAAAAGCTATTCGTGAGCTAGCTGCGTGGGGCGTTCCATGGACTCGTATCACAAAAGGTAAAAGAAGCGCGATTATTAACGCTCAAAAAACAACAATCGAAGAAAAAGAAGAAGTTCATGGTCTAATTCACAGCCGTGACTTCGGTGGAACAAAAAAATGGAGAACTTGCTACACAGCTGACGCTACTGGTCACACTATGCTTTTCGCTGTTGCAAACGAGGCATTAAAACACAATGTCGATATCCATGATAGAAAAGAAGCAATTGCTCTAATCCACGAAAACAACCGCTGTTATGGCGCGATTGTTCGCGATTTGGTAACTGGTGAGCTTACAGCTTATGTTGCAAAAGGCACACTAATCGCAACTGGTGGTTATGGTCGTGTATATCGCCACACTACAAACGCTGTTGTTTGTGAGGGAACTGGTGCTGCTATCGCACTAGAAACAGGCGTAGCTCAATTAGGAAATATGGAAGCAGTTCAATTCCACCCAACTCCAATCGTTCCAAGTGGTATCTTGCTAACTGAGGGTTGCCGTGGTGATGGTGGTATCTTGCGTGATGTCGATGGATATCGCTTTATGCCTGATTATGAACCAGAGAAAAAAGAACTAGCTAGCCGCGATGTTGTTTCACGCCGTATTATGGAACACATCAGAAATGGTAAAGGCGTTCCTAGCCCTTATGGATACCATGTTTGGCTTGATATTTCTATCTTGGGTCGCGAGCATATCGAGAAAAACCTTCGCGATGTTCAAGAAATTTGCCAAATTTTCAACGGTATCGATCCTGCTGATACAGAGACTTACACAGATGAAAATGGTCGCAAAAGAGGCAAAGGTTGGGCTCCAATCCTTCCAATGCAACACTACTCAATGGGTGGAATCAAAACAAAAGCAACAGGCGAAAGCCCAACACTAGCAGGTCTATTCTCAGCTGGTGAGGCTGCATGCTGGGATATGCACGGATTCAACCGCTTGGGTGGAAACTCAGTTTCTGAGACAGTTGTCGCTGGTATGATTGTAGGTGATTACTTCGCAGATTTCTGCGCAAGCCACGAAATCGATATCAAAACAACTTCAATTGAAAAATTTGTAAATAAATCACAAGCTTACCTACAAAGCCTACTTGATAAAGACGGCAAATACAATGTATTTGAGATCAAAAACAAAATGAAAGATATCATGTGGGAACATGTTGCGATTTTCCGCACAGGCGAGGGCTTGGCAAAAGCTGTAAAAGAGCTAGAAGAGCTTTACAAAGAATCAACAAATGTTAAAATTTCAAACAAAGAGCTATTTGGAAACCCAGAGCTAGAAGAGGCTTATCGTGTTCCTATGATGCTTAAACTTGCACTTTGCGTTGCAAAAGGCGCACTAGATCGCACAGAGAGCCGTGGTGCTCACTACCGCGAGGACTTCACAAAACGCGATGACGCAAACTGGCTAAAACGCACACTAGCGACTTGGAAAGACGGCGATACATTGCCAACTCTAACTTACGAGCCACTAGATATTATGAAAATGGAAATTCCACCAGCATTCCGTGGATATGGCGCGAAAGGTAATATTATAGAGCACCCAGATAGTGCAAAACGCCAAAAAGAAGTTGATGACATTAGAGCAAAAATGGAATCAGAAGGCAGAGGACGCTATGAAATCCAAGAAGCACTAATGCATTATGAGTTGCAACCAAAATATAAAGCACCAAATGAAAGAGCAGGTATAGGATATGAGTAG
- a CDS encoding DUF4160 domain-containing protein: protein MPTLLKLNGFKFFFYSNEHEPKHIHILKGDEYAKINLIDLSVYFSSFKNKDLDFALQVIKEHRAEFERIWDEYFN, encoded by the coding sequence ATGCCAACATTGCTAAAATTAAATGGCTTTAAATTTTTCTTTTACTCGAACGAACACGAGCCGAAGCATATTCACATTCTAAAAGGCGATGAATATGCTAAAATAAATTTGATTGATTTGAGCGTGTATTTTAGTAGCTTTAAGAACAAAGATTTAGACTTTGCTTTACAAGTAATCAAAGAGCATAGGGCAGAATTTGAAAGGATTTGGGATGAATACTTTAATTAA
- a CDS encoding dynamin family protein, whose amino-acid sequence MLREFISEYRAKFLPSTKQGFWGDMSRAVGELKDPSLHPSAHLSKVLDEILLVESEPLKIAVVGQFSSGKSTFLNTLLSSEVLPTGVVPVTAKATHIKYAPYEMMSVAYKNGYTQTLESSQISDFVDQRRELKDIKNINMFLPHELLKKINFIDTPGLNSRSNADTRETLEIFDEVFGVLWISLIDNAARKSETAQISLLPKFLSKNSIAILSQKDRLGAEEIERVHNYAKTIFGANFASIVPISSKLEKAGDSQNSGFSEVREFLDGLDKNRISFAKSRLNFILAELKNERAGYLEIHKILENIIASNKDKIAEFCASEREIYKEEFSKIYASIKETSKFIAKTMQEALSSKQNEYFISATQTKKSFFGTQTSKGYEKVAYEAPYFNTDAALSKLIYNDDRLNVIFRRFKAELVKTQNAMSEAIERIYAGFEREILLFKGRFENYERQSDLASIIEASNIAKIASEVYGLFLKDGERAVFQICQKIALFFEQIMIKIASNYTNAVTLSANFIANKIAKSISDYEEEPGLYQLFYPSYEDFEKAVLGGLHYYEFENDFVGSSSFVDKIYSDFSAQIAQIFEENLAKIADFKATQENALAIFSALENLQSQN is encoded by the coding sequence ATGCTAAGGGAATTTATCAGCGAGTATAGGGCGAAATTTTTACCCAGCACGAAGCAGGGATTTTGGGGCGATATGAGCAGGGCTGTGGGCGAGCTAAAAGACCCGAGTCTGCACCCTAGCGCGCATTTAAGCAAGGTTTTAGATGAAATTTTGCTCGTCGAGTCCGAGCCTCTTAAAATCGCGGTTGTGGGGCAGTTTAGTAGCGGTAAATCGACATTTTTAAACACCTTGCTTTCTAGCGAAGTTTTGCCAACTGGCGTCGTGCCAGTTACTGCCAAGGCCACTCATATCAAATACGCCCCTTATGAAATGATGAGCGTAGCGTATAAAAACGGCTACACCCAAACCTTAGAAAGCTCGCAAATTTCGGATTTCGTCGATCAAAGGCGGGAGTTAAAAGATATCAAAAATATAAATATGTTTTTGCCACACGAGCTTTTGAAAAAAATAAATTTCATCGACACCCCAGGGCTAAATTCGCGCTCGAACGCCGATACCAGGGAGACATTGGAGATTTTCGATGAGGTTTTTGGCGTGCTTTGGATTTCACTCATCGACAACGCCGCTAGAAAGAGCGAAACAGCTCAAATTTCGCTTTTGCCAAAATTTTTAAGCAAAAACTCCATTGCGATTTTAAGCCAAAAAGATAGGCTTGGCGCCGAAGAAATCGAGCGTGTGCATAATTACGCTAAAACTATTTTTGGTGCGAATTTCGCCTCTATCGTGCCAATCTCATCAAAGCTAGAAAAAGCTGGCGATAGCCAAAACAGCGGGTTTAGCGAGGTTAGAGAGTTTTTAGACGGGCTTGATAAAAACCGCATTAGCTTTGCCAAATCTAGGCTAAATTTCATACTTGCCGAGCTTAAAAACGAGCGGGCAGGGTATTTGGAAATACATAAAATTTTAGAAAACATTATCGCTTCAAACAAAGATAAAATCGCCGAATTTTGCGCCAGTGAGCGCGAAATTTACAAAGAGGAATTTAGCAAAATTTACGCCTCGATTAAAGAGACCTCGAAATTTATCGCTAAAACCATGCAAGAAGCCCTAAGCTCGAAGCAAAACGAGTATTTCATAAGCGCGACGCAGACGAAAAAGAGCTTTTTTGGCACGCAAACCTCGAAGGGATACGAAAAAGTAGCCTACGAGGCGCCGTATTTCAACACCGACGCTGCGCTTTCGAAGCTGATTTACAACGACGATAGGCTAAATGTGATTTTTCGCCGTTTTAAGGCCGAGTTAGTCAAAACCCAAAATGCTATGAGCGAGGCGATAGAGCGCATTTATGCGGGGTTTGAGAGGGAAATTTTGCTATTTAAAGGTAGGTTTGAAAACTACGAGCGCCAAAGCGATTTAGCCTCTATCATAGAGGCTTCAAATATCGCCAAAATCGCAAGCGAAGTCTATGGGTTGTTTTTAAAAGACGGCGAGAGGGCCGTTTTTCAAATCTGCCAAAAAATCGCGCTGTTTTTCGAGCAAATTATGATAAAAATCGCCTCAAACTACACAAACGCTGTAACCCTAAGCGCGAATTTCATCGCAAACAAAATCGCAAAATCAATCAGCGATTACGAGGAAGAACCGGGACTTTATCAGCTTTTTTATCCATCTTATGAGGACTTTGAAAAGGCGGTTTTAGGGGGACTTCATTACTATGAGTTCGAAAATGACTTCGTAGGGTCTAGCTCGTTTGTGGATAAAATTTACTCAGATTTTAGCGCGCAGATTGCGCAAATTTTCGAGGAAAATTTAGCCAAAATCGCGGATTTTAAAGCCACGCAAGAAAATGCGCTTGCGATTTTTAGCGCACTTGAAAATTTGCAAAGCCAAAATTAG
- a CDS encoding helix-turn-helix domain-containing protein has product MQKIDIINDEFLTIEQVTQMYGLTRISQQKLRTQKSQLSDKPHLKYYKIGRKILYKTSDIKEFIETCVVGASK; this is encoded by the coding sequence ATGCAAAAAATAGATATCATCAACGATGAATTTTTAACAATCGAACAAGTTACGCAAATGTATGGATTGACAAGAATATCCCAACAAAAATTGCGAACTCAAAAAAGCCAACTCTCTGATAAACCACATTTAAAATATTACAAAATAGGCAGAAAAATTTTATATAAAACAAGCGATATAAAAGAGTTTATAGAAACTTGTGTCGTTGGAGCTTCAAAATGA
- a CDS encoding metallophosphoesterase family protein: MARIFITGDTHGGWRGFSGEMKRFEKFRYKTEKELCKDDFVIIAGDFGFIWEAQPDNDEIRWLKYLDERAYTTLFIDGNHENFDRLDAYPISEFHGGKVHKISKSIYHLMRGQVYELAGHKVLSMGGAASIDREYRTQNISWWEGENISEAELNETYKNLAKHDFSVDLVLSHTAPNSIASKVLALNEFALDFHDPNGDLLEEIYRKIEFKKWFFGHFHEELFCVNSQFVTLWHDIVELKFESEKIKHLCVI; the protein is encoded by the coding sequence ATGGCTAGGATTTTCATCACAGGCGATACGCACGGCGGTTGGCGTGGGTTTAGCGGCGAAATGAAAAGGTTTGAAAAGTTTAGATACAAAACCGAAAAAGAGCTTTGTAAGGATGATTTTGTAATCATCGCAGGCGATTTTGGCTTTATCTGGGAGGCTCAGCCAGATAACGATGAAATTCGCTGGCTAAAATACCTTGACGAGCGAGCCTACACGACGCTGTTTATCGACGGAAATCACGAAAATTTCGACCGCCTTGACGCCTACCCTATCAGCGAATTTCACGGCGGAAAAGTGCATAAAATCTCAAAAAGCATATATCATTTAATGCGCGGGCAGGTTTATGAGCTTGCAGGGCACAAAGTCCTTAGTATGGGCGGTGCGGCGAGTATCGACAGGGAGTATCGCACGCAAAACATATCGTGGTGGGAGGGCGAAAATATCAGCGAGGCTGAGTTAAACGAAACTTACAAAAACCTCGCTAAGCACGATTTTAGCGTGGATTTGGTGCTTTCGCACACTGCGCCGAATTCTATCGCGTCAAAGGTGCTGGCCCTAAATGAGTTTGCGCTAGATTTCCACGACCCAAACGGCGATTTACTAGAAGAAATTTATCGCAAAATCGAATTTAAAAAGTGGTTTTTCGGACACTTTCATGAGGAACTTTTCTGCGTAAATAGCCAGTTTGTCACGCTTTGGCACGACATAGTGGAGCTGAAATTTGAGAGCGAGAAAATCAAGCATTTGTGCGTGATTTAA
- the rarD gene encoding EamA family transporter RarD — MKDDRTKGLIIAFLTFFMWGVFPIYFKFIQDVDATQILAHRIFWSFVLLFLFLFFTKKLKNISLLLSDRKKALALLCTGCLISINWGIFIWAVNLGDILSTSLGYFINPLLSVLLGAIFLKERLSLAGRVSLFLAFLAICVQIYALGRLPFVSLILPTSFAFYGLIRKKIAVPSFEGLFCETTLMLPLACAYLGFCAYSGTSAFGAHSTGALLAFSGVITVLPLITFAISTAYLPLSTIGFMQYLSPSMSMLIAVFLYGEELSFYKIFSFSLIWLGLAIVGFDSLKRRKNG, encoded by the coding sequence ATGAAAGACGACCGCACAAAAGGGCTAATAATCGCGTTTTTGACCTTTTTTATGTGGGGCGTTTTTCCGATTTATTTCAAATTTATCCAAGATGTAGATGCTACGCAAATTTTAGCGCACAGAATTTTTTGGTCCTTTGTTTTGCTTTTTTTATTTTTATTTTTTACAAAAAAGCTAAAAAACATCTCGCTTTTGTTATCAGATCGCAAAAAGGCATTAGCACTTCTTTGCACAGGCTGTTTGATTAGCATAAATTGGGGCATTTTTATCTGGGCGGTAAATTTGGGCGATATTTTATCCACGAGCCTAGGGTATTTCATAAACCCCCTACTATCGGTGCTTTTGGGCGCAATTTTTCTAAAAGAACGGCTAAGCCTAGCAGGGAGAGTTTCGCTATTTTTGGCGTTTTTGGCGATCTGCGTGCAAATTTACGCACTTGGCAGACTGCCATTTGTATCGCTGATTTTGCCGACAAGTTTCGCATTTTACGGATTAATTCGCAAAAAAATCGCCGTGCCTAGCTTCGAGGGGCTGTTTTGCGAGACCACACTCATGCTCCCGCTTGCGTGCGCGTATTTGGGCTTTTGCGCGTATTCGGGCACTAGCGCATTTGGGGCACACAGCACCGGCGCACTGCTCGCATTTAGCGGAGTTATCACGGTTTTACCACTAATTACCTTCGCGATTTCGACTGCATATCTGCCGCTTTCGACAATCGGATTTATGCAGTATCTTAGCCCCTCGATGAGCATGCTAATCGCTGTGTTTTTATACGGCGAGGAGCTTAGTTTTTACAAAATTTTCAGCTTTTCGCTCATTTGGCTAGGGCTTGCGATAGTGGGATTTGATAGCTTAAAAAGGAGGAAAAATGGTTAA